A portion of the Bdellovibrio bacteriovorus genome contains these proteins:
- a CDS encoding THO complex subunit 7 family protein has product MKSSKGGFMLSRTLLIFSILASSSAWGQMWGTGMYGGMQGCSYPTQVAQGAVSEDDATREARERIKEIQEQIKDKKSEKKKVDAQVKRSHSDIEKSISGEYSDFIFEHIENSRRCAQYKGHPSAQAGDVEAGGTEGGKEIAEANILSVQSFSAEQWNRFCDSSKPGSINASVCTDPQVQGRSGGIRNAQTCKKGLTEYRKNYGLAEKIQGEIEDLQEDLKQAKSELSDARKDALADRKEQTEGGVCLECMAKSNGQATVQPQTNWASVLGNVGVGLASIYAGYQTNKMITENNANLGWPTDPYAAQGYGYGLGAIGTGLGQAMGGGGSGIYGSMAGGMGSGGFGCAGMNGGMYGMAGPYGGMNGYGMWGNPYGMSMYGNNMLGGGMFNSGMGPWGLNGYNNYQQQYQQQMQRYQAMSSLQQEMSTLMYRMQQIQYGNSGYYGGYLGYSNSAYGYNSGLSVIPGSYYSSTLGTGLSTIPSTTTSTSYLLGR; this is encoded by the coding sequence ATGAAATCATCAAAAGGTGGTTTTATGCTTTCGCGAACGCTGTTGATTTTTTCGATACTAGCCAGCTCCAGTGCCTGGGGCCAAATGTGGGGTACCGGCATGTACGGCGGAATGCAAGGCTGCTCATACCCTACTCAAGTGGCACAAGGTGCCGTTAGCGAAGATGATGCGACCCGCGAGGCTCGCGAGCGCATCAAAGAAATTCAAGAACAAATCAAAGACAAAAAATCAGAGAAGAAAAAAGTCGATGCGCAAGTCAAGCGATCGCACAGTGATATCGAAAAAAGTATTTCCGGCGAATATTCCGATTTTATTTTTGAGCATATTGAAAATTCACGTCGTTGTGCCCAATACAAAGGACATCCATCGGCTCAAGCTGGTGATGTCGAAGCTGGCGGAACCGAAGGCGGAAAAGAAATTGCCGAAGCCAATATCCTGAGCGTTCAATCTTTTTCTGCCGAACAATGGAATCGCTTTTGTGATTCTAGCAAGCCGGGTTCTATCAATGCCAGCGTCTGTACCGACCCGCAAGTTCAAGGTCGTTCTGGTGGTATTCGCAATGCACAGACTTGTAAAAAGGGTTTAACCGAATATCGCAAAAACTATGGGTTAGCAGAAAAGATTCAAGGTGAAATCGAAGACCTGCAAGAAGACTTAAAACAAGCAAAGTCTGAACTCTCCGACGCCCGCAAAGACGCTCTCGCTGACAGAAAAGAACAAACCGAAGGTGGTGTGTGCCTTGAATGTATGGCAAAGTCGAATGGCCAAGCGACCGTACAACCACAAACTAATTGGGCTTCTGTTTTAGGCAATGTCGGCGTGGGACTAGCTTCAATTTACGCCGGCTATCAAACCAATAAAATGATCACAGAAAACAACGCCAATCTTGGTTGGCCCACGGATCCTTATGCAGCTCAAGGGTACGGTTATGGTTTAGGCGCTATTGGCACTGGTTTGGGGCAAGCAATGGGTGGCGGCGGTTCTGGAATTTACGGCAGCATGGCTGGCGGTATGGGTTCCGGAGGTTTTGGTTGTGCAGGAATGAATGGTGGCATGTATGGCATGGCGGGACCTTACGGCGGCATGAACGGTTACGGCATGTGGGGAAATCCATATGGCATGTCGATGTACGGCAACAACATGTTAGGCGGAGGCATGTTTAATTCAGGCATGGGACCTTGGGGCCTGAATGGCTACAACAATTATCAACAGCAATACCAACAACAAATGCAGCGCTATCAAGCCATGTCTTCGTTACAACAAGAGATGAGCACTTTGATGTATCGAATGCAGCAGATTCAATATGGTAACAGCGGATATTATGGTGGTTATTTGGGATATTCGAACTCCGCCTATGGCTACAACTCAGGGCTTTCAGTTATTCCCGGAAGCTATTACAGCTCGACGTTGGGAACGGGCTTAAGCACCATTCCCTCAACAACAACATCGACGTCTTATTTGCTAGGAAGATAG
- a CDS encoding histidine kinase dimerization/phospho-acceptor domain-containing protein: MIQKSLFRKNYVIFASIILFSVFLAISTSWILTSFERDRMFLGPANMHRILLKTFDEDPVKALPKLNAFAQENQMPENDLMDAQGLSLISGKKILDTPLSLDQLKKIQEDRSIQFHDPTMSSPPVVISETTKPGVFLYSILKPPGGGKPPRGPMVTLISMVACILISIGLALFYQFSKYQGRSDEAVEVLNRMREGNLSARMPQKKKFDELAPLVGAFNQMAGDLEHMVEQLRKSDQARRQLLQDLAHDLRTPLTSLRTFLETLQTAGPRLQENQRQEIIDLSFSEVEYFGKLVEDLLFLAQITEPQYSLGTEVLDLREKIADQVLVFRQRYPQLKFDFSSEGLSFGLRGSGQLIDRLLRNAMENSASFTKQRLKIDLHEEGEFLKVSLTDDGPGFSEKGLTEFGHKKATRVLVKSQDNQRISVGIGSVLMKEIAQLHGGDIKAENILKDGRILGARVSFSIKKS; this comes from the coding sequence ATGATCCAAAAATCACTTTTTCGTAAGAACTATGTGATTTTTGCTTCTATCATTCTGTTTTCAGTCTTTTTAGCCATTTCAACTTCTTGGATCTTAACTAGTTTTGAGCGGGACCGGATGTTTCTGGGCCCCGCGAATATGCATCGCATACTTTTAAAAACTTTCGATGAAGATCCCGTTAAGGCACTTCCCAAGTTAAATGCTTTCGCCCAAGAGAATCAGATGCCTGAAAATGATCTGATGGATGCCCAGGGTCTTAGCCTGATTTCTGGGAAAAAGATTTTAGATACTCCCCTCTCTTTGGATCAGCTTAAAAAAATCCAAGAAGATCGCTCCATTCAATTTCATGATCCGACTATGTCTAGCCCACCCGTGGTAATTTCTGAGACCACCAAACCAGGCGTGTTCTTATACAGTATTCTAAAGCCTCCGGGCGGTGGCAAACCTCCGCGCGGCCCGATGGTCACCTTAATTTCGATGGTGGCCTGTATTTTAATTTCCATCGGTCTGGCCTTGTTTTATCAGTTTTCCAAATATCAAGGTCGCTCTGACGAAGCCGTTGAAGTCTTAAATCGTATGCGTGAAGGAAACCTAAGTGCACGCATGCCGCAAAAAAAGAAATTTGATGAGCTGGCACCGCTCGTCGGAGCCTTTAATCAAATGGCCGGTGACCTTGAGCATATGGTTGAACAGCTGCGCAAATCGGACCAAGCTCGTCGCCAGCTTTTACAAGACTTGGCCCACGATCTAAGAACTCCATTAACTTCTTTACGAACCTTTTTAGAGACCTTGCAAACCGCCGGACCCAGACTGCAAGAAAACCAAAGACAAGAAATCATAGATCTTAGTTTTTCCGAGGTGGAATACTTTGGAAAACTTGTTGAAGATCTTTTGTTTTTAGCGCAAATCACTGAACCTCAGTACTCGCTAGGAACGGAAGTTCTGGATTTACGCGAAAAGATCGCTGATCAAGTCTTGGTCTTTAGACAGCGCTATCCTCAGCTTAAGTTTGATTTTAGCAGTGAGGGGCTCTCTTTCGGTCTGCGCGGCTCAGGGCAATTGATCGACCGACTTCTTCGCAATGCCATGGAGAATTCAGCCTCTTTCACGAAACAACGTCTAAAAATAGATTTGCACGAAGAAGGTGAATTTTTAAAAGTGTCCTTGACCGATGATGGCCCGGGATTTAGCGAAAAAGGTCTTACGGAATTCGGCCATAAAAAGGCGACTCGTGTTTTGGTAAAAAGTCAGGACAACCAAAGAATTTCTGTAGGCATCGGCTCTGTTCTTATGAAGGAGATCGCTCAGCTTCATGGCGGTGATATCAAAGCTGAAAATATCTTAAAGGACGGTCGCATTTTAGGTGCCCGTGTCTCATTTTCGATCAAAAAGTCCTAA